Proteins encoded in a region of the Dorea longicatena genome:
- the rlmD gene encoding 23S rRNA (uracil(1939)-C(5))-methyltransferase RlmD — protein sequence MQKNEIVKVKIEDIGVGGEGIGKVDGYTLFIKDAIIGDVVEAKVMKAKKNYGYARLMNVLTPSKDRVEEPVCPMARKCGGCQIQEMKYPAQLAFKEAKVRGNLERIGEVPTELLDQIMHPAVGMDGEGMQPFRYRNKAQFPIGTDKDGRVIAGFYAGRTHSIIENTDCALGVEVNEEILNCILDFMEEFKIPAYDEVKHKGLVRHVLLRYGFKTDEIMVCLVINGKTIPHCHDLVGRLRQIPGMTSITLSTNTAKTNVIMGDTIRLLWGQEFITDYIGEIKYQISPLSFYQVNPVQTEKLYGLALDYAGLTGNEAVWDLYCGIGTISLFLAKKAKQVYGVEIVPQAIDDAKNNAKINDITNAEFYVGKAEEVLPEYYKEYEKTHNGETAHADVIVVDPPRKGCEESLLQTIVDMQPEKVVYVSCDSATLARDVKFLRANGYELKDVTPVDQFPHTVHVEVVCCLHRVNS from the coding sequence ATGCAGAAGAATGAAATAGTAAAGGTAAAAATAGAAGATATCGGAGTCGGAGGAGAAGGCATCGGCAAGGTGGATGGATACACGTTGTTTATCAAAGATGCCATCATCGGGGATGTTGTAGAGGCGAAAGTAATGAAAGCCAAGAAGAATTACGGCTATGCCCGCCTGATGAATGTCCTGACTCCATCAAAAGACCGTGTGGAAGAGCCGGTCTGTCCGATGGCAAGAAAATGCGGCGGCTGTCAGATCCAGGAGATGAAGTATCCGGCACAGCTTGCATTTAAAGAAGCAAAGGTACGCGGCAATCTGGAGCGGATCGGAGAAGTTCCGACAGAACTTCTGGATCAGATCATGCATCCGGCTGTCGGCATGGACGGAGAAGGAATGCAGCCGTTCCGCTACCGGAATAAGGCGCAGTTCCCGATCGGAACAGATAAAGACGGCAGAGTGATCGCCGGGTTCTATGCCGGAAGAACACACAGCATTATCGAGAATACAGACTGCGCGCTTGGTGTGGAAGTCAACGAAGAGATCCTGAACTGTATTCTGGACTTCATGGAAGAATTCAAAATTCCGGCATACGATGAAGTGAAGCATAAAGGGCTGGTACGCCATGTACTGCTCCGTTACGGATTCAAGACAGATGAAATCATGGTATGTCTGGTCATCAATGGAAAGACGATTCCGCACTGTCATGATCTGGTCGGACGGCTACGTCAGATTCCGGGTATGACAAGCATCACTCTCAGTACGAACACAGCGAAGACGAATGTGATCATGGGCGATACGATCCGCCTTCTGTGGGGACAGGAGTTCATCACAGACTATATCGGTGAGATCAAGTACCAGATATCTCCGCTGTCATTCTACCAGGTGAATCCGGTCCAGACAGAGAAATTATACGGACTGGCATTAGACTATGCAGGCCTGACCGGCAATGAGGCGGTGTGGGACCTGTACTGTGGAATCGGAACGATTTCCCTGTTCCTTGCAAAGAAAGCAAAGCAGGTATATGGCGTGGAGATCGTACCGCAGGCCATTGACGATGCGAAGAATAATGCAAAGATCAATGACATTACGAATGCGGAATTCTATGTAGGTAAGGCAGAAGAAGTCCTGCCGGAGTATTACAAAGAATATGAAAAGACACATAACGGAGAGACCGCACACGCAGATGTGATCGTGGTCGATCCGCCGAGAAAAGGCTGTGAGGAATCCCTGCTTCAGACGATCGTGGATATGCAGCCGGAGAAAGTTGTGTATGTAAGCTGCGACAGTGCGACACTTGCGCGGGATGTGAAGTTCTTAAGAGCGAATGGGTATGAGCTTAAGGATGTGACGCCTGTGGATCAGTTTCCGCATACGGTGCATGTGGAAGTCGTGTGTTGTCTACATCGGGTGAATTCGTAG
- a CDS encoding recombinase family protein, with product MYLQGNGCGTIAKRLVELGIKNKRGIVEWHDHGVMGMIKNEKYKGDVLLGKTFTVDSISKRRLANMGEENQYYIRDHHEAIVSREIWDKAEEIRLKRAKPKLMQTTGNRERYTRQFTFSSMLECGYCGHKLSRRTRHQTTTTKKPVWQCMNATKNGIDNCPN from the coding sequence ATGTATTTGCAAGGAAATGGCTGTGGTACGATTGCCAAACGGCTGGTAGAACTTGGAATTAAAAATAAGCGTGGCATAGTGGAGTGGCATGATCATGGAGTTATGGGAATGATTAAAAATGAGAAGTATAAGGGGGACGTGCTTCTTGGAAAGACTTTTACAGTTGACTCGATTTCAAAGAGAAGACTTGCCAATATGGGAGAGGAAAATCAATATTATATCCGGGATCACCATGAAGCAATCGTATCAAGAGAAATCTGGGATAAAGCAGAAGAGATTCGATTGAAGCGTGCCAAACCCAAGCTGATGCAGACAACCGGAAACAGAGAACGTTATACAAGACAGTTCACATTCAGCAGTATGCTGGAATGTGGGTATTGTGGTCATAAATTATCCAGAAGGACAAGACATCAGACGACTACAACGAAAAAACCTGTCTGGCAGTGTATGAATGCTACAAAAAACGGAATTGATAATTGCCCGAACTGA
- a CDS encoding sensor histidine kinase: MSESRHNPDQLLKEIQADEENRNKGHLKIFFGYAAGVGKTYAMLEAAHMEKQQGIDVVAGYVEPHARPKTAALLNGLEVLPTREVFYNGMILDEFDIGMALKRKPQLILVDELAHTNAEGCRHAKRYQDIKELLNAGIDVYTTVNVQHIESLCDTVASITEIVVRERIPDSIFDNADQVELIDIEPQDLINRLNTGNVYRQTQEKQAVENFFTIENLTALREISLRRCADRVNILTENTRIKNHGDYHTGEHILVCLSSSPSNAKIIRTAAKMASAFKGEFTALFVETPDFSVMSEENVKRLRSNICLAEQLGAKIETVYGEDVPFQIAEFTRLSGVSKIVIGRSSATKRHLLSKPTLTEKLIDYAPNLDVHIIPDAVSNAAVYQLRGGRKKNHIVFSVTDTLKSTAILILSSLVGMIFRKFGFDEANIITVFVLGILVIAVITKHQIYSLIFSIVSVLVFNFLFTEPQFTLQAYDQGYPVTFIIMFLAAFLTGSLAIRIKNQAKQAAQSAYRTKVLFDTNQLLQQAKDKNEIVSATSNQLIKLLGKDIVFYLADGEVLDTPHIFSVTEENLESCISENEKAVAGWVLKNNKRAGATTGTLSNAKCLYLAVRSSSMVYGVIGIVMGEIPLDPFENSILLSILGECALALENEKNAREKQEAAILAKNEQLRANLLRAISHDLRTPLTSISGNASNLLSNSDSFDNDTKKQLYMDIYDDSMWLINLVENLLAVTRIEEGRLNLRITEDLMDDVITEALHHINRKSEEHHISVESKEEFLLAKMDAKLIVQVIINIVDNAIKYTPKNSHIVIRTEKRGKQAIVSISDDGNGIADEIKPRIFDMFYSGANQIADSRRSLGLGLSLCKSIINAHGGELTVSDNLPHGTVFTFTLPAGEVKVYE, from the coding sequence ATGAGTGAAAGCAGACACAATCCGGATCAGTTATTAAAGGAAATCCAAGCTGATGAAGAAAACCGTAATAAAGGACATTTGAAAATCTTTTTCGGATATGCAGCTGGTGTGGGTAAAACCTACGCCATGTTAGAAGCAGCTCATATGGAAAAACAGCAGGGAATTGACGTGGTAGCCGGTTATGTAGAACCCCACGCACGTCCCAAAACAGCAGCTCTTTTAAATGGCTTAGAAGTTCTTCCTACAAGAGAAGTTTTTTATAATGGTATGATACTGGACGAATTCGACATTGGCATGGCGTTGAAAAGAAAACCACAGCTTATCCTTGTAGATGAACTTGCGCATACGAATGCCGAAGGATGCCGTCATGCAAAACGGTATCAGGACATTAAGGAACTTTTGAATGCAGGGATTGACGTCTATACGACTGTCAATGTTCAGCATATTGAAAGCCTTTGTGATACAGTTGCATCCATTACGGAAATTGTTGTACGGGAACGCATCCCGGATTCTATTTTTGATAATGCAGATCAGGTTGAATTAATAGATATTGAACCACAGGATTTGATTAACCGTTTGAATACAGGAAATGTATACAGACAGACACAGGAAAAACAGGCAGTAGAAAATTTTTTTACAATAGAAAATTTGACAGCTCTCCGGGAGATTTCACTGCGGCGATGTGCGGACCGGGTGAATATCCTCACAGAAAATACCCGCATAAAAAATCATGGAGATTATCACACAGGCGAACATATTCTTGTATGTCTATCTTCTTCTCCATCCAATGCGAAAATTATCCGTACCGCCGCAAAAATGGCTTCTGCTTTTAAAGGGGAGTTTACGGCTCTATTTGTAGAAACCCCAGATTTTTCGGTGATGAGCGAGGAAAATGTAAAACGCCTGCGTTCAAATATTTGTCTTGCTGAGCAGCTTGGGGCAAAAATAGAAACAGTTTACGGAGAAGATGTTCCGTTTCAGATTGCGGAATTTACTCGTTTGTCCGGTGTGTCAAAGATTGTGATCGGACGTAGTTCTGCTACAAAACGGCATTTGCTCAGCAAACCGACCCTGACAGAAAAATTGATTGATTATGCCCCTAACCTGGATGTGCATATTATTCCGGATGCGGTTTCTAATGCGGCAGTGTATCAGTTAAGAGGGGGCAGGAAAAAGAATCATATCGTATTCTCTGTCACTGATACATTAAAATCTACTGCGATTCTGATTTTATCCAGTTTAGTCGGAATGATTTTCCGGAAATTTGGATTTGACGAAGCAAATATCATTACTGTTTTTGTTTTAGGTATTCTTGTCATCGCTGTCATCACGAAACATCAGATATACAGCCTAATTTTCTCGATTGTAAGTGTTTTGGTCTTTAATTTCCTGTTTACGGAACCTCAATTTACCTTGCAGGCGTATGATCAGGGTTATCCTGTTACCTTTATTATCATGTTTTTGGCGGCATTTTTAACCGGTTCTCTTGCTATACGGATTAAAAACCAAGCAAAACAGGCGGCACAATCTGCTTACCGTACCAAAGTGTTATTTGATACAAACCAGCTATTGCAACAGGCAAAAGATAAAAATGAAATTGTATCTGCAACTTCAAATCAGCTCATTAAACTCTTGGGAAAAGATATCGTTTTTTATTTAGCTGATGGAGAAGTGTTGGATACGCCGCATATTTTTTCTGTAACTGAAGAAAATTTGGAATCGTGTATTTCCGAAAATGAAAAGGCCGTTGCCGGCTGGGTATTGAAAAACAATAAACGTGCCGGAGCTACAACAGGAACGCTTTCCAATGCAAAATGCCTGTACCTTGCTGTTCGCAGCAGCAGTATGGTATATGGAGTTATTGGAATCGTGATGGGGGAAATACCTCTTGATCCATTTGAAAACAGTATTCTACTATCCATTCTCGGAGAATGTGCCCTGGCTTTGGAAAACGAGAAAAATGCCCGTGAGAAACAGGAGGCGGCCATTCTTGCAAAAAATGAACAGTTGCGAGCGAACCTGCTGCGTGCTATTTCACATGATTTGAGGACACCGCTGACATCCATTTCCGGTAATGCCAGCAATCTTTTGTCCAACAGCGATTCTTTTGATAATGATACAAAAAAGCAGCTGTACATGGATATTTATGATGATTCCATGTGGTTGATTAACCTTGTAGAAAACTTGCTGGCTGTAACCCGGATTGAAGAAGGACGGTTGAATCTCCGTATAACGGAAGATTTGATGGATGACGTGATCACAGAAGCGTTACATCATATTAATCGAAAGAGTGAAGAACATCATATTTCCGTTGAAAGCAAAGAAGAATTTCTTCTTGCAAAAATGGATGCAAAGCTTATTGTTCAGGTAATCATCAATATTGTTGATAATGCTATCAAATATACACCTAAAAACTCTCATATTGTTATTCGGACAGAAAAGCGGGGAAAACAAGCAATCGTATCTATATCGGATGACGGAAACGGAATTGCTGACGAAATAAAGCCACGGATATTCGACATGTTCTATAGCGGTGCAAATCAAATTGCAGACAGCCGCCGAAGTTTAGGACTCGGATTATCTTTGTGCAAGTCCATTATTAACGCCCACGGCGGAGAACTTACTGTTTCAGATAATCTGCCGCACGGAACAGTATTTACATTTACATTACCGGCAGGGGAGGTCAAAGTATATGAATAA
- a CDS encoding LysR family transcriptional regulator, producing MEKDISIIESKKSRLTDLLIDGKIEQKDYDEKKLSFQRKLHQITEEKAYLEENIGQQKNISKRMSQLRQTLENENALDEFDRIVFESISDDLKSQRGVNYMMYNPQLDTFICVVEAGSFSKAAEELYISAPAVIKQINSLENSLNLQLFERTHRGLIITEAGKSLYQDAKYLIQYSKESLIRAQEAMNHNEEIIRVGISPMTPPEVFVELWPKIQKIYPEMKFKLITFENTPENAREILANMGKNIDVIAGIFDETMLELRGCDGTEISREPFCVAVSIHHRLAKKEKITLDDLAGENLMLMQRGWSYYGDMLRDDMMKNHPEINIVDFNLYNVEAFNRCENNNEVLLAFKSWESVHPLIRIIPVEWDYTMPFGILHSKKPSIKVKRLINAINKVK from the coding sequence TTGGAGAAAGACATTTCCATTATTGAATCAAAAAAAAGCAGGTTAACAGATCTGCTGATTGATGGTAAAATAGAACAGAAAGATTATGATGAAAAGAAACTGAGTTTTCAGCGGAAACTTCATCAGATTACGGAAGAAAAGGCTTATCTGGAAGAGAATATCGGACAGCAGAAGAATATAAGCAAGCGCATGTCACAGCTTCGGCAGACACTGGAAAATGAAAATGCCTTGGATGAATTTGACAGAATCGTGTTTGAAAGCATTTCAGATGATTTAAAATCACAAAGAGGAGTGAATTACATGATGTATAATCCACAACTTGATACATTTATCTGCGTTGTAGAAGCTGGAAGTTTTAGTAAAGCGGCAGAAGAATTATATATAAGTGCACCTGCGGTTATTAAACAGATAAATTCTTTGGAAAACAGCTTAAATTTGCAATTATTTGAAAGAACACACAGAGGTCTTATTATTACGGAAGCTGGTAAATCGCTCTATCAGGATGCAAAATATCTGATTCAATATTCAAAAGAATCGTTGATACGGGCGCAGGAAGCAATGAATCATAATGAAGAAATTATTCGTGTTGGAATATCTCCGATGACACCACCGGAAGTTTTTGTGGAACTTTGGCCTAAGATACAGAAAATATATCCGGAGATGAAGTTTAAATTGATTACATTTGAAAATACACCAGAGAATGCAAGAGAGATACTGGCTAATATGGGAAAGAATATTGATGTGATAGCTGGAATCTTTGATGAAACAATGCTTGAACTCAGAGGCTGTGATGGCACTGAGATTTCAAGAGAACCATTTTGTGTGGCGGTATCAATTCATCACAGGCTGGCAAAAAAAGAAAAAATAACACTTGATGATCTGGCTGGAGAAAATCTTATGCTCATGCAAAGAGGATGGAGTTATTATGGCGATATGCTAAGGGATGATATGATGAAAAATCATCCTGAAATCAATATTGTAGACTTTAATCTGTACAATGTAGAAGCATTTAACCGATGCGAAAACAATAATGAGGTATTACTGGCATTCAAGAGCTGGGAAAGTGTTCATCCACTGATCAGAATCATTCCAGTAGAGTGGGATTATACTATGCCGTTTGGAATTCTTCATTCGAAAAAACCGTCCATTAAGGTTAAGCGGCTGATAAATGCTATTAACAAGGTAAAATAA
- a CDS encoding aldo/keto reductase, with product MEYISLNNGVKMPILGYGVYQVTKEECERCVLDALKVGYRAIDTAQSYFNEEEVGNAIQKSGIPREEIFLTTKVWIEHYGYEEAKKSVLESMKKLKTDYLDLVLLHQPFSDAYGAYHALEDLYDEGKIRAIGISNFYVDRMVDFASFNRIKPMVNQVETHIFNQQKEMKEWADKYDIRLEAWAPFGEGRGGTFENPVIAEIAEKYQKTPAQVMLRWHIQRGVVVIPKSTHIERMEENFNVFDFTLSDEDMKTIAELDKKTSSFFSHQDPNMVEWFVKMVEERKKNNDSSKEKKNW from the coding sequence ATGGAATATATTTCATTAAATAATGGTGTAAAAATGCCAATACTGGGATATGGCGTATATCAGGTAACAAAAGAGGAATGTGAAAGATGTGTGCTTGATGCTTTAAAAGTTGGATACCGGGCGATTGATACAGCACAGAGTTATTTTAATGAGGAAGAGGTTGGGAATGCAATCCAAAAGTCAGGCATTCCAAGAGAAGAAATCTTCCTTACAACAAAGGTGTGGATTGAACATTATGGATATGAAGAAGCAAAGAAATCAGTTCTTGAATCCATGAAAAAGTTAAAGACAGATTATCTGGATCTGGTATTGCTTCACCAGCCATTTTCAGATGCTTACGGTGCTTACCATGCATTGGAAGATCTGTACGATGAGGGAAAAATCAGAGCAATCGGAATTTCCAACTTTTATGTAGACAGAATGGTTGATTTTGCATCCTTCAACCGCATTAAACCTATGGTAAATCAGGTGGAAACCCACATCTTCAATCAGCAGAAAGAGATGAAGGAATGGGCAGACAAATATGATATCCGGTTAGAAGCATGGGCACCATTCGGTGAGGGCAGAGGAGGCACCTTTGAGAATCCTGTCATCGCAGAGATTGCAGAAAAATATCAGAAGACTCCGGCACAGGTTATGCTTCGCTGGCATATTCAGAGAGGGGTAGTGGTTATTCCGAAATCAACACACATTGAGAGAATGGAAGAAAACTTTAATGTTTTTGATTTCACACTTTCTGATGAAGATATGAAGACTATTGCAGAACTGGACAAGAAGACAAGTTCCTTCTTCTCGCATCAGGATCCGAATATGGTGGAATGGTTCGTGAAGATGGTTGAGGAAAGAAAAAAGAATAATGACAGTTCAAAAGAAAAAAAGAACTGGTAA
- a CDS encoding response regulator, with amino-acid sequence MNKSLILVVEDDTSVRNLITTTLKAHEYRYLTAPDGQSAILETSSHNPDIVLLDLGLPDIDGVEIIKKIRTWSNMPIIVISARSEDTDKIDALDAGADDYLTKPFSVEELLARLRVTQRRLSMMQKVSPAEAVVFVNGKLRVDYAAGCAYLNEEELHLTPIEYKLLCLLTRNIGKVLTHTFLTQSIWGSSWDNDIASLRVFMATLRKKIEKEPNSPQYIQTHIGVGYRMLKVD; translated from the coding sequence ATGAATAAGTCACTAATATTAGTTGTAGAAGATGACACATCTGTCAGAAATTTAATTACAACAACCTTAAAAGCACACGAATACCGATATCTGACGGCACCCGATGGTCAATCGGCAATTTTAGAAACATCTTCACACAATCCAGACATTGTTTTACTTGATTTAGGACTTCCTGATATAGATGGTGTTGAGATTATTAAAAAAATCCGTACTTGGTCAAACATGCCAATCATCGTAATCAGTGCTCGCAGTGAAGATACCGATAAAATTGATGCGTTGGATGCTGGCGCAGATGATTATTTAACAAAGCCATTTTCTGTTGAGGAACTGCTTGCCAGACTACGAGTCACGCAAAGAAGGTTATCGATGATGCAAAAAGTATCCCCTGCCGAAGCGGTTGTTTTTGTAAACGGAAAACTTCGTGTAGATTATGCTGCAGGTTGTGCTTATTTGAATGAAGAAGAATTGCATTTAACACCTATTGAATATAAGTTGCTTTGCCTGTTGACAAGAAATATAGGAAAAGTTCTGACCCATACTTTCCTTACGCAAAGCATTTGGGGAAGTAGTTGGGATAATGATATTGCCTCCCTTCGTGTGTTTATGGCAACACTTCGTAAAAAAATCGAGAAAGAACCGAACTCTCCACAATATATCCAAACACACATTGGTGTTGGGTATCGGATGCTGAAAGTTGATTGA
- a CDS encoding potassium channel family protein, with protein MKSILLIGLGRFGRHIAMKLDELHHHVMAVDKEDTRVDAVLPFVTNAQIGDATNEDFLSSLGVGNFDVCIVAIGDNFQNSLEVTSLLKELGAKMVVSRAARDVHAKFLLRNGADEIVYPERQLADWVAIRYSADHIFDYIELDEEHAIFEISIPGEWIGKTIGQLDIRKKYNVNIMALKTNDIMNLKISSDTQLLKDSTMLVLGETKHIQKCFHI; from the coding sequence ATGAAATCAATATTACTTATCGGTCTGGGAAGATTCGGACGGCACATTGCTATGAAATTAGATGAATTGCATCATCATGTGATGGCGGTAGATAAAGAAGATACTCGAGTTGATGCTGTACTTCCCTTTGTAACTAACGCTCAGATTGGGGATGCGACTAATGAGGATTTTTTAAGTTCGCTTGGTGTTGGGAACTTTGATGTTTGTATTGTGGCTATCGGAGATAACTTTCAGAATTCATTGGAAGTAACGTCCCTTTTGAAGGAACTCGGTGCAAAAATGGTGGTGTCTCGTGCCGCTCGTGATGTTCATGCAAAATTTCTTTTACGAAACGGCGCAGATGAAATTGTTTATCCCGAAAGGCAGCTTGCCGATTGGGTTGCGATCCGTTATAGTGCTGATCATATTTTCGATTACATAGAACTAGATGAAGAACATGCAATCTTTGAAATATCTATACCGGGAGAATGGATAGGAAAAACAATCGGTCAGTTGGATATACGAAAAAAATATAATGTCAATATTATGGCGCTGAAAACAAATGATATTATGAATTTGAAAATAAGTTCCGATACGCAGTTGTTAAAGGACAGTACCATGCTTGTTCTTGGGGAGACGAAACATATTCAAAAATGTTTTCATATTTAA
- a CDS encoding flavodoxin family protein: MKVLLVNGSPHKNGCTYTALCEVSSALNENGISTDIFWIGNKPISGCIACRKCQEKNKCILDDIVNEFLEIAGDYDGFVFGTPVHWGGAGGAITSFMDRVFYADLNGGGDRFRLKPAAVVISARRAGTTATWDQVNKYFGLMQMPIITSRYWNMVHGTNPDEVKQDLEGMQVMQILGNNMAYFINCKNVATKMGIEMPKAPDFVFTNFIR, encoded by the coding sequence ATGAAAGTATTACTTGTCAATGGCAGTCCACACAAAAATGGCTGTACTTATACAGCTCTTTGTGAAGTATCCAGTGCATTAAATGAAAATGGCATAAGTACAGATATTTTCTGGATTGGAAACAAGCCGATTTCAGGATGTATTGCCTGCAGAAAATGTCAGGAAAAAAATAAATGCATCCTGGATGATATCGTGAATGAATTTCTGGAAATAGCAGGGGATTATGACGGATTCGTATTTGGAACTCCGGTACACTGGGGTGGTGCAGGCGGTGCAATCACATCCTTTATGGACAGAGTCTTTTATGCCGATTTAAACGGTGGCGGCGATAGATTCCGCCTGAAACCTGCCGCTGTGGTAATTTCAGCAAGAAGGGCCGGAACAACGGCCACATGGGACCAGGTAAATAAATATTTTGGTCTGATGCAGATGCCGATCATTACATCGAGATATTGGAATATGGTACATGGGACGAATCCGGATGAAGTAAAACAGGATCTCGAAGGAATGCAGGTTATGCAGATCCTTGGAAACAATATGGCATATTTCATTAACTGTAAAAATGTTGCGACAAAAATGGGAATTGAAATGCCAAAGGCACCGGATTTTGTATTTACCAATTTCATCCGATAG
- a CDS encoding LysR substrate-binding domain-containing protein, giving the protein MKDFVLLIVVLAAFIYGYFLMEKLDKFLKENQSQKLISDSKLRIGFETPAIIDSIADLLEQFSSEYPNYELDLFYGSVSEIINGLGNNKLDFGFIIENSNDILKDEYCSLSLQIKQSVITPGSIDIAVHPINTIEKPARVIWQNDINCMKGLFVEKLRDFSERFLLSATRPNGKKEEKVV; this is encoded by the coding sequence ATGAAAGACTTTGTTTTACTTATAGTGGTATTGGCAGCATTTATTTATGGTTATTTTCTTATGGAAAAGCTGGATAAATTTCTCAAGGAAAATCAATCCCAAAAACTTATTTCAGATTCTAAGCTCAGGATTGGATTTGAAACACCTGCAATCATAGATTCTATTGCAGATCTATTAGAACAATTTTCAAGCGAATACCCAAACTATGAGCTGGACCTGTTCTACGGTTCTGTAAGTGAAATAATAAATGGGCTGGGAAATAATAAACTTGATTTTGGCTTTATCATAGAAAATTCTAACGATATTTTGAAAGATGAGTATTGTTCCTTATCCCTTCAAATAAAGCAAAGTGTCATTACTCCAGGCTCTATAGACATTGCGGTACATCCCATCAACACGATTGAGAAACCAGCGAGAGTGATATGGCAAAATGACATTAATTGTATGAAGGGTCTATTTGTCGAAAAATTGCGTGATTTTTCGGAGCGTTTTCTGCTTTCGGCTACACGCCCGAATGGAAAAAAAGAAGAAAAGGTGGTATAA
- a CDS encoding TrkH family potassium uptake protein, whose product MQQTNRSRHRHITSFQVISLGFLSVILLGSLLLMLPIATKSGQCTSFLDALFTATSAVCVTGLVVNDTATYWSLFGQGVILLLIQIGGMGIITIAIAIAVVSGRKIGLMQRSTMQEAISAPTVGGIVRRTQFIIRTTILIEIIGAVLLAPVFCRDFGFWKGIWYALFHSISAFCNAGFDLIGIRTPFSSLTSYSVQPIVNLVIMMLIIAGGIGFLTWEDIKNHKWHLKKYRMQSKVIFMVTGILIFLPALYFFYFEFSNVPLTERVWVSLFQSVTPRTAGFNTADLTLLSEVGQMLIIMLMLIGGSPGSTAGGMKTTTLAVLVSSALSVFRKKEHTNFFGRQIPDDTIRNAATIFLMYIVLFLVGGMVISRTEDIPLMTALFETASAIGTVGLSLGITPDLGLVSHIILICLMFFGRVGGLTLIFATISEKKPNGSKYPQEKITVG is encoded by the coding sequence ATGCAACAGACAAACAGATCAAGACATCGACATATAACATCATTTCAAGTGATTAGTTTAGGGTTTTTATCCGTGATTCTCTTAGGCAGTCTGCTTTTGATGCTGCCGATTGCTACAAAAAGCGGTCAGTGTACCTCCTTTTTGGATGCTTTGTTTACCGCAACTTCTGCGGTTTGTGTGACGGGACTGGTTGTTAATGATACGGCAACCTACTGGTCTTTATTTGGCCAAGGAGTTATTTTACTGCTGATTCAAATCGGAGGTATGGGAATTATTACGATTGCTATTGCGATTGCTGTTGTTTCCGGACGCAAAATCGGGTTGATGCAGCGAAGTACCATGCAAGAGGCAATTTCGGCTCCAACGGTGGGTGGTATTGTGCGGAGAACGCAATTTATTATTCGGACTACTATTCTTATCGAAATCATTGGTGCGGTTCTTTTAGCCCCTGTTTTTTGCAGGGACTTTGGGTTTTGGAAAGGAATATGGTATGCACTGTTCCATTCTATTTCTGCTTTTTGCAATGCAGGATTTGATCTAATCGGTATAAGAACCCCTTTTTCCTCGTTGACCTCTTATTCTGTACAGCCGATTGTAAATCTTGTAATTATGATGCTGATTATTGCAGGAGGTATTGGATTCCTTACCTGGGAGGATATAAAGAATCATAAATGGCATTTAAAAAAATACCGGATGCAAAGCAAGGTGATTTTTATGGTAACAGGAATATTGATATTCTTACCGGCTCTTTACTTTTTTTATTTTGAGTTTTCAAATGTGCCTCTTACAGAAAGAGTATGGGTTTCTTTGTTTCAATCCGTTACGCCGAGAACAGCAGGATTCAATACGGCAGATTTGACTTTACTCAGTGAAGTTGGGCAAATGCTTATCATTATGCTGATGCTCATCGGTGGCTCGCCTGGTTCCACTGCAGGTGGTATGAAAACGACAACTCTTGCAGTTCTCGTTTCATCGGCATTATCTGTATTTAGAAAAAAGGAACACACCAATTTTTTCGGCAGACAAATTCCGGATGACACTATCAGAAATGCAGCTACGATTTTTTTGATGTATATCGTTTTATTCCTTGTCGGAGGAATGGTAATTAGCAGAACAGAAGATATTCCACTTATGACCGCTTTGTTTGAGACGGCGTCGGCAATCGGGACGGTGGGGTTATCGTTGGGAATAACTCCTGACCTGGGGCTTGTTTCCCATATAATCTTGATTTGCCTGATGTTTTTTGGCAGAGTGGGAGGATTGACCTTGATTTTTGCTACCATTTCTGAAAAAAAGCCTAACGGTTCAAAATATCCTCAGGAAAAAATTACAGTAGGTTAA